The window TTTTGGTGAAAAATCTTTCATTAATTTAATAGGCAGGGTTTTTAAATTTAGAAGAACAAAAAAGAACCATACAAAATTTAACAGACTAAACTCAAATATACTCACTGTTTCTTTCATTTTCCACCTAAACCAAAATATTGAATCAAACAAAACCTTCATTGAAATTATTTAAAGCTTAACTCGAAAAAGGCAATAAACAATTATCTAGTGATGAAATTACTTCAATATCAGCTACTTTCCTACAGTTAGTCCCAGTGACTATCGGTAATCAGGTTCAACATAATGGTGCTAGGCTAACCTTTTCAAACAATATAATTTTCTTTTGGATTAAAATAATTATTGCGAACACTATAAGACTATGTGGGTATAGACTCTAAAAAATAAAAGAGGGAAATTTCCGCTTTTCCGGTAATTCCCCTCTTTTTATTTAGGTATTTGGCTATATTATTTTAGCCACCAAGTCATCTCATTAATATGGTCATTACCTTCACCAAATTGTCTGCTGATGGCATCAGTTACATTATTGGCGTTGTAATTGTATTCTGATTGTGGATAAATCCATCGGTAAGGGATTTCCACACCTGCAGGCCTTCTGAAGGAAGGGTAACCACCTGTTCTTAAGTGATCGAAATAAGAAGTCCAGCCCAATTGGAAAAAGGATTGTAGGTATTTTTGCATGATGATCAGTTGCAATTGCTCTTCCTCAGTTTGGGCCATTGTGAAATCATTGATAGGTTTAGATAAGTAATTTTCCGCATCACTTTCTCCAACATAAGAAGAATAGTTTTCGGCATACATTTCATAAAACCTAAAAGAAGCCTTTACTCCTGATTCGTACAACATGCCTGCATCAGCATTGATCCATCCCTTAGTGGCTGCTTCTGCCAAAATTAGTTGCTGTTCTGAATAGCCTAAAAGCACATAGGGCTCATTAACAGGATCTCGATGGTAGCGGTCATTAACCTTGGAAACATTTCCTTCTGTGGCTTTTTCATTTACCTCGGCATAGGGAGCTGCCGGATCTCCTCCTTCATAAGCTGAAAAGTCATTTATTTCTTTCCCCGCTTCTTTCGCTGATTTGGTTTGGGTACTGTAAATAAACAACCTAGGATCTTCACGATCTTGAAGCCTTTTGATAAAGGTGGAATCCATATACATACCTGAACTAAAACTACTTGAATTAAAGTTTGGATAACGGTTTCCCTGTTGATCCAAAAAGACCAATTGCCCGCTTTCTTCTACACTTTCCATCAATGGTTCATTTTGGTAAATAGAGGCAAACTCACTTCCATCATTCATCCCTTCTTTTTCTGATAAGGTCAACAAAACCTTCAAACGAAATGCATTGATTAACTTCCTCCAGCTGTTCACATCTCCATCATAAATTATATCTCCCGCGATAATGGTGTTATTGGCAGCTAATAGATCATTTGCTTCCTCCAGCTCCATTAATATTCCTTCGAAGACAGACTCTTGATCGTCATATGCCGGCTGATAATCTTGGTCTGATTCACCCAATAATGCAGAAGCATAAGGAATATCCCCAAAGGTCAATGTTAGGTTATAGAAGTAGTAGGATCTAAAAAACTTACCCAAGGCCACATAGGTAGGTTCTCCAATTCTTTCTCCTTCCTCCATCATTTTCGTTACATTTCTCAAGGTACCGTAAGAACCATAACTTCCCCTATCCCACTTATAATATTGGTTGGTATTTTCTCCATCGGTCTGCACTAGCATTTTCAATGCATACAAAGGAGAAGTTCCCCGCGAATCTCTAAAAGCGTCCCACTCAATATTGGTCAATAAAAGTTGAGGGTGAGTTTCTGTCGGTAAATTAGGGTTGATATTCATTTCCTCCAGGTCTTGACAGGAGGCAAGCCCAATCAACAATAAACCTATAACTAATATATTTTTCATTTTATGTCTTTTTACTTAGTCTGGAAAATCTATTAAAAGGTAGCGCGTAGCGTGAAACCTACATATCTTGAAGAAGGATCCTGCAAGTTGTCATCGTTTCCATAGTCAGGATCCAACAAAGGCATCTTTTTCCACATGGCAAGATTATAACCGTAGATAGAAAGATCTAGATTCTTTATTTTTTCTGAAGTCATAATATTCATCAAGTCATAAGACACTGATAACCTTCTTAATTTAAAATAAGAACGATCATAGACATTGGCGAAAAGTGAATTTTCTTCTTCAGTAACTTGTGCTCTATATGGGTAAATTTGTGACCATGTTTGCCAGCTAACAGCAGTGGTATTTGGCGTGTACTCTCTGGTGTCAGTAATAATGGCTCCATTTACATCCCTCACAAGTTCTCCACCGGTTACTACTACACCTTCCGGTACATACACCGGTTGCCCTGCTGCATATTCTTCATCTCTATACAATACAGAATTGGGATGTTTGCCACCCCACCACATTTTTTCTATGGTTAAGGATCTTATCAGTCCTCCCCAAGCACCGTCTATGTCCATATCTATTCTAAAATCTCCTACCTTAAACTTGTTTTGAAGGCCCAATCTCCACGAAGGATTTAAATGTCCAATCTTTGTTGGATAAGGATCTCTGGTAGGCAACCCTGTATTGGCATCTAAAATCACTTGGCCATCGGCACTTTTCTGCCAAACAGTAGCATAATAAGCATCCGCCCTGTCTCCTACGACCAGATTACCGTATTTCTCATTGTTTGCATAGATCTCGGTGATTTTTTTCACATACCTGGTCCAGTTAAGCCCTATATCCCATGAAAAGTCACTCTGGGCTATGGCGCTGAAATTGACCATCGCCTCAAAGCCTTGGGTGGTGTATTCATTACCATTTACTTTCCTTGAACCAAAGCCTGAAGCTTCTGAAATACTCAAATCAATGATTTGATTTTCATCTAAAATCCTATAATAGGTACCTTCAAATGTCAACCTTTTTTGAGCAAAAGAAGTAGAGAAACCAGCCTCAAATGTGGTTGACTTTTCTGGCATGATACTACTATTTACCAATCCTGATGGATAGTAAACAGAAGGAGTCGCTCCATAAGTCACTCCTTTTTGATAGGTAGAGTAAATACTGTAAGGACTTAAATCACTAGAAACCTGAGACCAGGAACTGTAAACTTTAAGGTAATCCATAGCTTGTGGCAACTGAACAAATTCTGACAGCATCGCACTCAAAGATGCAGATGGATAAAAATAAGAATTGGTTGAAGTTGGTAAGGTGGAAGACCAGTCATTTCTACCGGAGAAATTCAAAAATATTGAATTCCATAAATCAAAATTAACAGATCCATAGGTACTTCTAATGGCTTTTTCATCAAAGTAATTACTTGCTTGTACAGGTCCTTGAGTGTTACTTAAACTATAAATACCGGGTACAATCAAGCCATCAGAAGAGGCATATTCTTGTTGATAGGTTCTGTAAAATATTGATCCACCCGCATTCACAGCAAAGGCAAAATTATCACTAACGGTTTTATTGTATGATGCAAGAATATCCGTATCAAGATTCAAACGGCTGTCATTCCACATTTTATAGTCTCCGTTTCTTGAGTCTCCGTAATTCATGTATGATTTTGGGCTTTGCATATCTGAAAAAACCCTGTACTCCCTCGCAGAAACCCTACCCTGTATATTGAAATCAGGAGTAATTTGATAATTTAATTTTAGTTTACCATCTAGGGTATTCTGATTGTGCTTTTGGTTCAATTCATAGGCCGCAAAATACACATTGTTGTACCACGCATAATTATAGTTGGCTTGACGATAGCCTTCAAGTCCAGGGACATACATATGGTCTCTCAAATCTTGGCCGTTTACATCGTCTCCCATCCAAATTAGAATGGTGTACATGTGGTTTTTAGGTCCATAACCATATCTAGGGTAGTTGGGAGAATAAACTTTATTATAACTTAAAGTGGCATCCAAGGTTAATTTATCCGTAAGGTCGAAAGAACTATTAAAATTCAAACCTCCTGTACTAAGCGCGGTATTGGGTACTTGCCCTTTTTGATAAGAATAATTTCCGGAAAAGTAAAACCTGGACTTTGCACCTTGATAAGCAATTGAAAAATCATTTTTCGAAACAACTCCGGTTTTCAAGAATTCATTTAGGTTGTCATGCCTTTTCCATTCAGTTGGCACCCTTTCGTACAAAGATTTGTCATCATAAATCGTACCTGCTACATTTCCGTACCAATCAATCGTTTCACCTGTTTGTATATTTCTTATTGGACTGTTCCACTGTGGAACCATTACTCCCGGTTCAAATTTGGGACCCCAAATCATGTCACCATCTGAAATGCCTCCATCAGCTCCATCCCAGAATTCATACTTGCCATTGGATCCATTTCCGTATTCTGTTTGTGTTTCAGGAAATACTGTAAATCCCGCAGTTACCATATTACTGGTAGATGCCGTAACGGTAAGCCCTTCCTTTGAAGCATTTTTTCTTGTGATTAATATTGCTCCATTTTTTCCTCTGGCACCATAAAGCGCTGAAGCCGCTCCGCCTTTTAGCACGTTGATACTTTCAATGTCTTCAGGTGAAATGTCAAATAAATTGGTTTCTACAGGAATACCATCCAATACGATCAAAGGCGTCTTGCCTCTAAGAGTAAAAGAGGGTGACTGGAAAATACCGGTGGGATTGGTCACCGTTAAACCTGCTACTTGACCGGAAAGTGCATTCCCAAGGTTCATGGTCCTTGCCTCTCCCAGAACTTCTGTGTTTACTTCTTGCGTAGCATAACCTAGCTTTTTCTTTTGCTGCTTGATACCAATGGCGGTAACCACCACCTCATCAAGGTTTTGCTGGTCTTCTTCCAAAACTACATCAATTATTGACCTTCCATTTACTGCTTCTTCTAAAGTAGTAAATCCAATAAAACTAAACTGGAGGGTAGCATTTTCATCTGCACGAATGCTATAATTTCCATCAAAATCAGAAACTGTTCCCTGCAAGGTTCCTTTTACCTTAACTGCAACTCCCGGCAAAGGCAAATTGTCTGTACCGGAAATGATTTGCCCTTTAATATCTATTTGGGCTTCTGCTGTATTGTTTTTACGCTCATTATTGCGATGAAGACGAACGGAAATATTGTTGTTTATCTGTTGAAAGGCCAAGCCGGTTTCTTCACTTATTTGCAAAAGGGCGTCTTCTACTGAAATTTTCTTGTGATGGATTGAGATCAATTCATGTAAGAATGCATCATTTTCATGTACTGTGAAATGAAATTCGGACTGTTCTTCAATTTCTTTAAATACATCAACCAGTTTTCCCTTATGGAAGGAAATACTTACAAATACTTCATTGATTTTTTTAGCTTCAATTCTCTCTGCAAGCAAGGCGTTGAAGAAAACTAATTGTAGCAAAAAACCAAGCATGACATACCTTGTCATTTTTAGGATTAGTGGTAAAGGTTTTTTTCTCATAATTTAATTTGTTAAAATTCAGTGTAGGCATTAAAAGATTTAGCAAAATAAATTTTTAAACATTTGCTGATTAAAATTTCAGAAACATTAGGGAATTAACCATTTGGTTCTGAGGGTTTAAAATTGAATTGTTACCTGATTATCATTTATTTCATAGGCGAATCGTTTAGCATATTGTAAGTCCAATAATATATTTTTTAAGGATTCCTTTTCGTAGACAGTGCTCACTTTCCAGTCATTTGGTTTATTGCCTTCAACCAAAATTTCTACCCCAAACCACCGTTCAAGTTTTACCTTTACCTCTGTAAAATTTTCATTTTCAAAAACCAGTTTCCCCTCTTTCCAACCCGCTACCATTTCAGGCTCAAAGGTTGCAGTTGCATAAGAATCGTCTTGAATATTTACTTGTAATTCTTTTCCCGGTAGTAGTAGAATTGGTTGTTTTTCGCTGCTAGGATTTTTTACTTCAACTTTCCCCTCAAAAAGGGAAACCTTCATCGTCTCATAGCCCGGATAGGCGCTAATATTAAAAATTGTTCCAAGGGCCTTGGTGGCTATTCCATTACTTTCTACAATAAATGGTTTGTTTACATTGTTAGCTACCTCAAAATAAGCTTCACCCTTGAGGTAAACCTTTCTCTCTTCACTATTAAATGCTTTTATAAATTTGATATTAGAAGCACAATTTAAAAATACCACTGTACCATCGGGAAGCGTGTGTTTGGTTTTCTTACCCGCAGGGTTGGTGAGAACTGTATATTCTATTACCTTTTCTTCTTTTTTCTCTTGGTTTGCAGCAATAAAATAATAATAAGTGCTGTAAAAACCAAAAACAAATAATATAACTGCTGCGTACTTTAGAAAAATTCTATATGAAAAAGATTTTTCACTATTTTTTACTATTCCTTTTTCCCAAATATCATCAATTTTCCCTTCATCAAAGCGCACTTTCGGTGTTGAGGGTTGTTCTTGCCATAATTTTTTAATAGCATTTAACGTTTCAAAATTTTCCTTACTTTCTAAAGCCCACCTTTCCACCTCTTCAATTTCCGAAGGACTTGCTGTACGGGCCACTATTTTTGCAAGGAGACCATCTATTTTATCTTCCTTATGTCTCACATATATAAAGACAACTTTACCGGAGAAAAGGCGTAATGAGATGCATTAATTTTATAAATAAAATTAAATTAATGAATTTTTGGCATTTTAAAATCTAGAAAAAATTATTGGAAGGTTAATAAATAAGCATTAGAATTATAGCCTATGCTTGCATTCAAATAGTACCTGAAAGCTGAAATTATTTCAAATTAAAAATGTAATTGATTTGACCCAATAATTACCTTGGACAAGGTTTCAAGGTTTATCTTGAAAAGGAGTTAAAAATTATTAAACCAAAGCCTTTTCAATTTTTCTCGTTTGCTCAATAACTTTCTTATGCTTACCATTGATCTCTAGATAGCCTTGAATACCTAATCTCAAATCCTTGATGGCAAGTTCTAAATGCTTTTTAACCGTTTTTTCTGTAACTTCTAAAAGCTTAGCCACTTCAGCTATCTTAAGGCTATCTTCCTTAATCATTTTAAACACCAATTTCCTTTTGCTTGGCAAACGTTCAATCAATTCATTGTAAAACTCTCTTAATTCATTATTCAGAAGTTGATTAAGCGGATGTGAACGCTCACTTGCGCCCATGTGATCCATTTCTGGTGAAATGGTAAAAAAATTTGCTATGTGCTTGTTCTTCTTTATCCGGTTAAGACAAAGATTTTTTACAGAAAAATAAACATATCCATCAAAGTTGTCGATGTCTTTTAATAAAACATGCTTTTTAAGGAGATTCACAAACATATCTGAGACCACATCCTCAGCCTCTTCTTGAATAGGTAAATAATACAAAGCAAATGAAACCAGCTTCTCATGGTACCTTTTATAGAGCTCACCAAATGCTTTTTTATCGGTTCGATCCGATATCTGAAAAAGAAGGTCCTTATTGCTCAAAGCACTGTACATACTTATAATTTCTATCCTTTCAAACCTATTTACTTATCAAATAAAACATTTTAATACCGAAAAAAAAATAATTACAAGTATATTATTCGGTATTTAACAAAATTAAAACAATTTATTTACGTTATTTTTAGTTATTTCACCATTTATTAACCTAAAATTAATACTTCTTAAAAATCATTGCTTTTTCACCTTATTCAATAACAATGATTTTAGTTTTTTTAACCATTAAAACCCTAGAATGAAACAACATTCGGTATGGGTTTTGTAACCATAAAAAAAAGGCAGTTTGAAGTTATAAGTTTTTAATCGCTATGGTGAACTTGATTGCCGGCGGGATGGGTGAAAACACAACAAAATCGTCAAGTTAAAGTGATTTCAGCTCATAAATGGTTGTTTATACCAATTTCGGGTCTAAGAATAGAGGCATATAAAATCTAATTTAAACCTGATCTATAAACTTGGCTTTTCATACTTCCAATGGAATTTTTAATATCTTATTTGAAAAAAAATAATCGTAAATAAGAAATTTGATTGAACCCATTTAAAAAACAATTCATACTCAAAACCTTAAGAACATGGACATTAAACATTTTTTCATCACTGTATTGTCTGGAATTGTTGCCACTGTGGTCATGACAATCATAATGTATATGTATACCACCCTCTTTAAGCACTTTACCAAGGTGATTCATCTATTGGGCTGCATGATTTCAGGAGATCACAACTTACATTCACCAAGTAAACGCACTATAATCTTAGGAACCCTTGCTCATTTTAGCGTGGGAATTATTTTCTCAATGTCCTATTACCTATTATGGAATTGGGGAATATTTGAAATTAATTTTTTCGATTCAGTAATTATTGGAGCTCTGAGTGGAATTGTAGCAATATTGGTTTGGAAATCTTATCTACAACTACACCAATACCAACCTAGAATTTCCCAAAATCATTATTTCTTTGCCTTGTTTATCGCCCATATTATTTTCGGAATCGTAAGTGTAAATATATTTCAAATGATTACTGATAGTCCTGACCTTTGGTATGAACTTAACAAATAAAAGCATATCAATGGATACAAACGGAAATTTCAGTAAAAATTTAAATGAATGAATTTTTTCATATCTGAATCACGTCTAGAAATTACTTTATGGCATATTTCTTGACTTGTAATTAGTATTCTTCAACTCAAAGAACACTAAGATGGATTATTTATATATTGTTATCGTATCGATTTTAATCGTGTCTGCACTTATGATTGTTTTGCTGACCAATACTAAAAACAGTAATAATATTATTCTTCAGGGAAATAAATTGACCATTTTTCATCCTTTAAAAAGGGAGGATATTAACCTTGATGCAGATCTTCAAAAATGGAATGTCCAAAAAATTCAAACACTTTGGCGGGGAAAATTCTATTCTTTAAACCTACAATTAAAGTCAGGTAAATGGAACAGATTGTATTCGAGAAACTTTACAGGAAAAATAGCCCCAGTAATTGAATACTTGGAAAATACATCTCCCGAAAAGAAAGCAGAATAATACATTTCTTTTATTATAGGTAAGAATGTTTACCTTGTTATGTATTGATAAACCCTGATTATAAAGTAGACTTTCTATTTTACAGTCAGGGTTTATGTTTTCTATTCCTAAAACCCATTTTTTAAAATTTCCATAACAATGGATTAATGGGTATTTATATGCTTGTGCTTACCTTTTCATCAAAGTTATGAAAAGAAAAAAGACACGAGCAAAAATTTATTTTAGAGCCTACCTTTACACTTTAATGATGGCCTGCCTCTTCCTACCTTTTTACGAAAAAGGACAGTTTGAATTAATGGTCAATAAATACCATACTCCTTTACTGGACATGTTCTTTGCTGGGATTACCCATTTAGGTGATGGCGCCATAGTGCTTCTTCCGATCTTAGCCATGCTTTTGGTCAAATACAGTTTTTCAATTTTTTTAGCTTGGTCCACACTTATACATATGTTTCTAGTCACAATAGGTAAAAGGGTTCTTTTCCATGGCATGCCAAGGCCTGCAGAATACTTGAAAGGTTTTGACTTTTATACTGTCCCGGGGGTTCCTATGAGTCATTGGAATACTTTTCCCTCAGGACACACCACAACTGTCTTTATGCTAACATGTGCATTGGCCATGCTCAATCACAAAAGGAAAAGATACCAACTGATACTTTTGTTTATTGCTATTTTAGCCGGTTTCAGCAGGGTATATTTAATGCAACATTTCCTTCCGGATGTGATTGCTGGCTCTGCTCTTGGTGTTGCATCTGCTTATGGAGGACGTTGGCTAACGATTAAGTATTTCTCTAAGAAAAAATACAGGAAAAGTCTTTTCCCAAAGCGGAAAAAAGTACTCGGTCAACTAATGAGTCCATAGGCAGTACATGATAAATAGAAGCTACTTGGAAAGTCAATTTGTTTTCATATACAAAAAATATCAGGTAAGTAAGAATGAAACTCTACCTTTCTAAAATATAAGAAAGGGTATTACCTGAGAAAACTATTGCCGTATGGATAGTTCTTCCTCGTAGACACGCATAATAACTGTGACTGAGCCCTCAAAGAGATCTGTTCCTTCAAATATTTTGGAAGCTTTGATGCCTTTTTCTTCCAATTTATTTAGGTTTTTGTTAGTGGTTATGATTAGGTCTCCGGCCTTGGGTGCATATTTAGGATCTTCAATGGATGGTATTCTTTGTTTACTCTTGAAAACAAAAGCAGGATTAAATGCTCTAAAATAGTATAGCTGATTGTTACTTACCCAAAGGTTTTTAGATTGAAACACAGGATTTTTTGTATCAATATTGGGCAAGGCATCATAAAACAGCAGTCCGGTAAAACAGATAAAACCCAAACAACCCAGCAACCAGCTTTTTTCATATTTTTTATCTAATATCAGGAAAAGGCCTAAGCAGCCAAAAATAGAAGGTACAAAAAACCAAAATGACAGATCATTTACCTCAGGTAAAACATGTTTTATATAGGGTAAAAATAAAGCCAGAGGAATAATAAATATCAACAAGCAAGCAAAGATAGAAGGAGCCTTAAATTTGCTAGGGCTAAGGTTTGTAAAATACCAACCCACCAAAAGAGAAAGAAATGGGTAAACAGGAGCTGTATAATTAGGAAGTTTGGTACCAGAAACCATAAAAAACACTATGGTAACAACTGAAAATAGTAATGCCAATACTATTATGACCGGAGGTCTACGTGACTTAAAGACTTTAATTATAGCAGGTATAATAGCCGCAATCCCCGGAATAAATCCAACAGCCACAAAAATGAGCGTGAGCAATACCCCACCACCATGTCCTTCCATAGCTGAAGAAAACCTGTTAAGGTTATGGTGAAAGATAAATTCTTTTAGCCAAACCCCTTTGGTTTGGATGGAAATAAGAACATACCATGGAAGAGCAATGATACAATAAATTAGAAAAGCCTTAAAATTTACCACTTGCTTTATATGAAACCCTATTGGTCTTTTGTCCAAAACCATATAAAAAAATACTGTCAATCCCATCAAAACAATGGCCACAGGCCCCTTACTTAAAGTGGCCAATGCCAAAAACAATGCTGCTGTATATAAGTAATATTTGGTTTGGAAATCAGAGCTGACATACCTTTCATAACTGATAAGTGTCAAAAAAAGGAAGGTGATTAAAAATGGATCAGGAACAGCCAAGTGAAATTGCAGCAACCAATGAATAGAAGACAACAAGGCTAAACCTGCATAAAATGCTGACCTTTTACTGAAAACTTTGTATGAATAAAAATACAAAATTACAAAACATACAAATCCTGCTAAGGCAGAAAAAAAACGTGCACCTAACGGGTTAATTCCAAATATTTTATATCCAATAATAAAAAAATAATAATGTAGGGGTGGTTTGTCATACCTTGGTAAGCCATTGAAAGTTGGCAAAACCCATTCTTGGTTTTGATACATTTCCATTGCTGCTGCCGCATTTTTGGCCTCGTCCAAAATGTAAATACTATAGGCTTCAATCCCCAGGAAATGAACAAACAAGCCAATAAAGATAAATAGGTATGGGAACCAATTTTGCTCATAAAAATTCATACCTACAAAGAAAACAGAGCCTCCTGAAATGGTACCAACCAAAATATTATCCTAATGTTAAATTATTGTATCAACAGGTTGGACCCAACTAAAAACTCATTTTGATTTGTAGAAATCCGTATTGCCACTAGCACAACCAGCAAAGAAAAACGCATAAACACAGTTTTGTAGAAGGTAAATAGAATAGAAACCTTACTTGCTCTACTTGCATATGGAATCCTAAATATTCAGCCCTGGTAAAGGGAAACAATTCTTTCTTCTAAAAAATTAGGCATACTCTCCTATTTTTAATCAAAAAATTTGCAAGATATATTTTAACCACTTATATTAAACTAATTATTTAATATTATAAAGTATTAATCCCTATGACCTTACGTGTGATTATAATTTGCTTCATTTTGACCGGTTGTATTGGTAATTATAAAACCGGAGAACAGCTGTATAACAGTGGTGACTATGAAAAGGCTATCGCCGAATTCAATAAGGTACTCTTTGTAAGCATTACAGACCTCAAATCCCTACACCTTAGAGCACGTTCTTATGAAGAGTTAGGAGAATTGAAAAAAGCAGAAGCTGACTACAGAAAAATTTTAGCCTTAGATCCGGAATATGCTTATGCATACACCGGAATCGCAAAACTCGCTTGGGATAAGGGGCGTTTTGTAGAAGCAGAAAACAACCTATTAAAGGCCGCCATGCTCGCCCCTGAAGACTATGATGTTTTGCTATTTTTATCAAGGGCCATGATAAAGAACGGTCGCCATAAAAGTGCTGTTGAATTCTTGGATTTGGCCATCAAACTGAAACCCGAGGAAGCCAGCCCACACTACTATAAAGGTATTGCCCAAGCACAGGGAGGAGACGGACTAGGACTAATCGTTTCTCTTAACGAATACATCAACCTAGAACCCAACAATATCAGTGCCTATTATAATCGAGGTTTTGGTTTAATGACATTTGGTCATTATTCCTGGGCCATTGAAGATTTCGACAAGGTATTAGAACTAGCTCCAAAACATTATGATGCCTTGGCAAGAAGGGCGATCTGTATGATGAAAAAAAATCCTAGACAAGCCTGTTTTGATTTAGAAACTGCTGCCATGAATGGAAATGAATTTGCTAAACAGCACCTAGTGGATTGCACAGCTTACAATTGATTATTCCTCACAAATAATTAGCCAATCCTGAATTTATAAAGCAACTTTATATGGCCAAATCAAAAAATACGCCGATTCTACAAAATATTTTCAAGATAAATTAGTTTATTATAACATAAAACCCTTACCTTTATGCCATCCAAAAAATAGTTTGGTGCAATAAATAAGCAAGTGCGCTGCAAAAGGCAGTGAGCAGTATACGTAAAAGTAGTATTTTCCTCTAAGAATTTCTCCCAACGTTTCCGATAGTTCAATAAACCAGAGCTATCCCCTCAACATTTTCTTTTTTATTGAATTAAGTAATAATTAATTCTTTTGTTATAAATAAACATCAAAAAATCAGCAGGATCTGATCATTTTGTTACCCTTAAATTAAGTGTACCGAAATTTTTAAAACCAATGGTGTAAACAATATAGTTTAAAAGCTAAATTCTTTAATTACCATAGTTTAAACATCAACATCTGTCAACACCTAAGGGCAAAATCAAGGTAAAAATTTAAGCTTCAAAGTATCAAATTAAAGCAATACTTTGGAAAAAAACATATCCGACCACTCCCCACAAATAAAAATCAATTTATCAATACAATACATCAATACTAATGCAAGAAGGAATAGTAAAATTTTTCAATACAGAAAAAGGGTATGGATTCATCACCTCAAAAGAATCCGGCAAAGATATCTTTGTACACAATAGTGGTTTGATCCATGAAATCATGGAAAACGACGAAGTATCATTTGATACTCAAGAAGGAAAAAAAGGACTTAATGCGGTCAATGTAGAGCGCATAGATTAATAAGAAACAACACTACAATTTAAAACGAATAAAACAATGCAAGAAGGAACAGTTAAATTTTTCAACGAAGAAAAGGGATACGGATTTATTACTCCTAGTGATTCAGGTAAAGACATTTTCGTACACAACAGTGGCTTGATCGATGAGATCAGAGAAAATGACAAAGTATCTTACGAAGAAGAGCAAGGTCGTAAAGGTCTTAACGCAGTTAACGTTGAAGTAATCGGTTAAGAAAACCAATCCTAGAAAAATTGAGAAGTGGTCATTTTGTGACCACTTTTTTTTGTACCCTACCTGATACAACTAAATCATACGGTAATTAACTTG of the Cyclobacterium marinum DSM 745 genome contains:
- a CDS encoding RNA polymerase sigma-70 factor, translated to MYSALSNKDLLFQISDRTDKKAFGELYKRYHEKLVSFALYYLPIQEEAEDVVSDMFVNLLKKHVLLKDIDNFDGYVYFSVKNLCLNRIKKNKHIANFFTISPEMDHMGASERSHPLNQLLNNELREFYNELIERLPSKRKLVFKMIKEDSLKIAEVAKLLEVTEKTVKKHLELAIKDLRLGIQGYLEINGKHKKVIEQTRKIEKALV
- a CDS encoding phosphatase PAP2 family protein, which encodes MKRKKTRAKIYFRAYLYTLMMACLFLPFYEKGQFELMVNKYHTPLLDMFFAGITHLGDGAIVLLPILAMLLVKYSFSIFLAWSTLIHMFLVTIGKRVLFHGMPRPAEYLKGFDFYTVPGVPMSHWNTFPSGHTTTVFMLTCALAMLNHKRKRYQLILLFIAILAGFSRVYLMQHFLPDVIAGSALGVASAYGGRWLTIKYFSKKKYRKSLFPKRKKVLGQLMSP
- a CDS encoding ArnT family glycosyltransferase, with amino-acid sequence MVGTISGGSVFFVGMNFYEQNWFPYLFIFIGLFVHFLGIEAYSIYILDEAKNAAAAMEMYQNQEWVLPTFNGLPRYDKPPLHYYFFIIGYKIFGINPLGARFFSALAGFVCFVILYFYSYKVFSKRSAFYAGLALLSSIHWLLQFHLAVPDPFLITFLFLTLISYERYVSSDFQTKYYLYTAALFLALATLSKGPVAIVLMGLTVFFYMVLDKRPIGFHIKQVVNFKAFLIYCIIALPWYVLISIQTKGVWLKEFIFHHNLNRFSSAMEGHGGGVLLTLIFVAVGFIPGIAAIIPAIIKVFKSRRPPVIIVLALLFSVVTIVFFMVSGTKLPNYTAPVYPFLSLLVGWYFTNLSPSKFKAPSIFACLLIFIIPLALFLPYIKHVLPEVNDLSFWFFVPSIFGCLGLFLILDKKYEKSWLLGCLGFICFTGLLFYDALPNIDTKNPVFQSKNLWVSNNQLYYFRAFNPAFVFKSKQRIPSIEDPKYAPKAGDLIITTNKNLNKLEEKGIKASKIFEGTDLFEGSVTVIMRVYEEELSIRQ
- a CDS encoding tetratricopeptide repeat protein, which gives rise to MTGCIGNYKTGEQLYNSGDYEKAIAEFNKVLFVSITDLKSLHLRARSYEELGELKKAEADYRKILALDPEYAYAYTGIAKLAWDKGRFVEAENNLLKAAMLAPEDYDVLLFLSRAMIKNGRHKSAVEFLDLAIKLKPEEASPHYYKGIAQAQGGDGLGLIVSLNEYINLEPNNISAYYNRGFGLMTFGHYSWAIEDFDKVLELAPKHYDALARRAICMMKKNPRQACFDLETAAMNGNEFAKQHLVDCTAYN
- a CDS encoding cold-shock protein, with the protein product MQEGIVKFFNTEKGYGFITSKESGKDIFVHNSGLIHEIMENDEVSFDTQEGKKGLNAVNVERID
- a CDS encoding cold-shock protein — translated: MQEGTVKFFNEEKGYGFITPSDSGKDIFVHNSGLIDEIRENDKVSYEEEQGRKGLNAVNVEVIG